In a genomic window of Scyliorhinus torazame isolate Kashiwa2021f chromosome 5, sScyTor2.1, whole genome shotgun sequence:
- the LOC140421373 gene encoding uncharacterized protein, translated as STNLERHEETPTLAKRWKCGDCGKGFGAPSQLEAHRRSHTGERPFTCSVCEKGFIRLFALQTHQRVHTGERPFACSQCEKEFSDSSALQIHQRVHTGERPFTCSQCEKGFTTSSTLRRHQRVHTGERPFICSRCEKGFIRLSSLQTHQRVHTGERPFTCSQCEKGFTTSSSLRRHQRVHTGERPFICSRCEKEFTRLSSLLAHKRLHTGERPFTCSQCEKGFTQSSDLRRHQRVHTEERPFTCSQCEKGFTTSSSLLTHQRVHTGEWPFTCSQCEKGFAQLSHLQRHQRVHTGEKPFTCFQCEKGFTQLSHLQSHQRVHTGEKALTCS; from the coding sequence tcgacaaacctggagagacacgaggagacccccaCCCTggcgaaacggtggaaatgtggggactgtgggaagggattcggggccccatctcagctggaagctcatcggcgcagtcatactggggagaggccattcacctgctctgtgtgtgagaagggattcattcggttattcgccctgcagacacaccagcgagttcacactggggagaggccgttcgcctgctctcaatgtgagaaggaattcagtgattcatccgccctgcagatacatcagcgagttcacactggggagaggccattcacctgctctcagtgtgagaagggattcactacttcatccaccctgcggagacaccagcgagttcacacaggggagaggccgttcatctgctctcggtgtgaaaagggattcattcggttatccagcctgcagacacaccagcgagttcacactggagagaggccgttcacctgctctcagtgtgagaagggattcactacttcatcgagcctgcggagacaccagcgagttcacactggggagaggccattcatctgctctcggtgtgaaaaggaattcactcggttatccagcctgctggcacacaagcgacttcacactggggagaggccgttcacctgctctcagtgtgagaagggattcactcaatcatccgacctacggagacatcagcgagttcacactgaggagaggccgttcacctgctctcagtgtgagaagggattcactacttcatcgagcctgctgacacaccagcgagttcacactggggagtggccgttcacctgctctcagtgtgagaagggattcgctcagttatcccacctgcagagacaccagcgagttcacactggggagaagccattcacctgctttcagtgtgagaagggattcactcagttatcccacctgcagagccaccagcgagttcacacaggggagaaggcgttaacctgctcttag